In the genome of Halosolutus amylolyticus, the window GGAACGGGTTGCCCATGCTACCGGGTCGCGTGTCGAACCACGCCTCGGAGTTGCCGACGACGAGATTCAACTCCGTCTGGCCGTAGAAGTCGTTGATCGCGACGTCCGCGAACGTGTCGTCGACCCAGTCGACGACCTCCGCGGTGAGCGGTTCGCCCGCGGAGGCGAACGTCTGGAGGTCGAGGTCGTACTCGCGCTCGGGGTCGTCGACCGACGTGAGCATCCGGAGCGCCGTCGGCGGCATGAACGAGTGGGTCACGCCGTGGCGTTCCAGCAGGTCGAACACGTCCTCGGGGTCGAAGCCGTCCCGCGGCCAGCCGACGATCGAGCAGCCGTGGTGCCAGGCCGCAAAGAGGGTCCCGCCCAGGGCCGCGCCCCACGCCCAGTCGGCCGGCGTCCAGAGGGTCGCCTCGCCCGGGACGAGTCCCTGATCGAAGTAGTTGTACGCCGCCGCGGCCCGGCCGAGCCAGAGCGCGTGGCTGTGGAGGACGCCCTTGGGCGGCCCGGTCGAGCCGCTGGTGTACATGATCGCCGTCGGCGTCTCCGGCGTGGCGTCGTGGACGTCGATCCCCGGTTCGTGCGACGCGAGAAGGTCGTCGAAGGCGTGGGTGCCGGCGTCATCAGCGCCGTCGACCGCCTCGCCGTCGCCGAGTTCGATCACGTGCTCCAGGTCCGGGCAGTCGCCCCGGATCTCGTCGATCGTCTCGCGAACGCTCGGATCGACGACGAGCGCGTTCGCCCCGCTGTCCTCGAGGCGGTACTGGAGCGCGTCGCGGCCGAACAGCACCGTCAACGGAACCGATATCGCGCCGAGCTTCCAGTTCGCGAGGTGGGTGATCGGATTTTCCGGTTTCTGCGGGACGACGACGCCGACCCGATCGCCCGCCTCGACGCCCAGGTCCGAAAGCGCGGCCGCGATGCGGTCCGATCGATCGTCGAGGTCGTCGAAGGTGTAGGTCTCGACGTCGCCGCGCTCGGGTCGTTCGTACCGCAGGGCGACGCGACTCGTGTCCTCGTGTTTCCGGAGAAAATCGACGGCGGGGTTGAACGCCTCCGGAAGGTCCCACGCGAAGTCAGCGCGGGCCCGATCGTACTCCTCGAAGGTCGGCATGACAGTCCAGCTCATGGCCGGGCGTTCCGCGGCCAGCGCATAGCGTTTTTCGACACGGAGCCGACACCACAATCGATTTCCGGTCGTGTCAGGAATGCTGTGTTCGAGACCGACTACCGATGGACGAGAACGCGAAAACGGCCGTCCGCGACGCCTACGACGCACTCGCGGACACCTACGCTGCGGAACGATCGATCGCCGGCGACGAACTGGATATCCTCGACGCGTTCGCCGACTCGTTGCCTGCCGGGCCCCGGGTGCTCGACGCGGGCTGCGGGCAGGGGACGCCGGTCCTGCGCCGGCTGGACG includes:
- a CDS encoding acyl-CoA synthetase; translation: MSWTVMPTFEEYDRARADFAWDLPEAFNPAVDFLRKHEDTSRVALRYERPERGDVETYTFDDLDDRSDRIAAALSDLGVEAGDRVGVVVPQKPENPITHLANWKLGAISVPLTVLFGRDALQYRLEDSGANALVVDPSVRETIDEIRGDCPDLEHVIELGDGEAVDGADDAGTHAFDDLLASHEPGIDVHDATPETPTAIMYTSGSTGPPKGVLHSHALWLGRAAAAYNYFDQGLVPGEATLWTPADWAWGAALGGTLFAAWHHGCSIVGWPRDGFDPEDVFDLLERHGVTHSFMPPTALRMLTSVDDPEREYDLDLQTFASAGEPLTAEVVDWVDDTFADVAINDFYGQTELNLVVGNSEAWFDTRPGSMGNPFPGYEVRVLDPDTRDPVPTGEVGELAVQPADRRVFFDEYWGLPEKTAAKRTDEGWFLTGDLVERDADGYLWFVSRTDDVILTSGYRVGPMEVEEAILHHPLAEQAGVVGVPDETRGEAIHAFVQPATDEYDPETLREEIRDLVRDRLAEYEYPREISFVDELPTTTTGKIRRRSLRERETDAAE